One segment of Engraulis encrasicolus isolate BLACKSEA-1 chromosome 7, IST_EnEncr_1.0, whole genome shotgun sequence DNA contains the following:
- the LOC134452275 gene encoding uncharacterized protein LOC134452275 gives MARGPGGDCPAQHPKTKDKKARRWRLLILSFLCCAVAPPTEDSVEVGEARQKTHTVLNTPDTDNGQNMLTAREIKRRVRERKARRKLQGKRKRSKAAPSADAHSTSVPHTQLLKETTPASKTKDTESQDQKIMDKDLHTQLLMETTTLASESKKIEPHQKIEDANNHKRVGSFPHPPLRSVEQPNPSKKDMETHRIVDEGRKEQEAKPTKKLKQHQVVDEFSHFEFMKDLAKLLLYTLLVFGLVFAALSLLCCAVAPPTEDSVEVGEACQKTHTVLNTTGTDNSQNMLTAQEINRRVREGKARRKLQGKRWYYRLFRRSKAAPSADAHTTSVPNTQLMKETISARKTKDTKQDQKIMDAETHTNQTTIPHIQLVKERTTPASKTKETKKDQKIMDADTHTNRTTPLYTQLLKEMTTLASKSKKIEPHQKIVDANSHRRVGSYPHPPLRSNLEEPKPSKKDMETQRIVDEGRKEQELKSTKELKQHQAVDNFSHFEFKRVSRRRLVRSFMVFGLVFATLSFLCCAVAPPTEDSVEVGEARQKTHTVVNTPDTDNGQNMLTAREINRRVREGKARRKLQGKRWYYRLFRRSKAAPSADAHRTFQDLII, from the coding sequence ATGGCCAGAGGGCCAGGGGGTGACTGCCCTGCACAGCACCCCAAGACAAAGGACAAGAAGGCACGCAGATGGAGGCTACTAATCCTCAGcttcctctgctgtgctgtggcacCTCCCACGGAGGACAGTGTGGAGGTGGGTGAGGCCCGCCAGAAGACCCACACTGTTCTCAACACCCCCGACACTGACAACGGCCAGAACATGCTGACTGCCCGAGAGATTAagaggagggtgagggagaggaaaGCCAGGAGGAAGCTGCAAGGCAAACGCAAAAGATCCAAGGCTGCCCCATCCGCTGACGCACACTCCACTTCCGTTCCACACACCCAGCTGTTAAAGGAAACAACCCCTGCCAGCAAAACCAAAGACACCGAAAGCCAAGACCAAAAGATCATGGATAAAGATCTGCATACCCAGCTGTTGATGGAAACGACAACCCTTGCAAGCGAATCCAAGAAGATTGAACCACACCAAAAGATCGAAGATGCCAACAACCATAAGAGAGTGGGGAGCTTTCCACACCCACCTCTGAGGAGCGTAGAACAACCAAACCCCAGCAAGAAGGACATGGAGACGCATCGGATTGTTGACGAGGGCAGAAAAGAGCAAGAAGCAAAGCCTACCAAGAAGCTCAAACAGCACCAGGTTGTGGACGAATTCTCACACTTTGAGTTCATGAAGGACCTCGCCAAGCTTCTCCTGTACACCCTCTTGGTGTTTGGCTTGGTCTTTGCCGCCCTCAgcttgctctgctgtgctgtggcacCTCCCACAGAGGACAGTGTGGAGGTGGGTGAGGCCTGCCAGAAGACCCACACTGTTCTCAACACCACCGGCACTGACAACAGCCAGAACATGCTGACTGCCCAAGAGATTAACAGGAGGGTGAGGGAGGGGAAAGCCAGGAGGAAGCTGCAAGGCAAACGCTGGTACTACCGCCTTTTTAGAAGATCCAAGGCTGCCCCATCCGCTGACGCACACACCACTTCTGTTCCAAACACCCAGCTGATGAAGGAAACAATATCTGCAAGGAAAACCAAAGACACCAAACAAGACCAAAAGATCATggatgctgaaacacacacaaaccagaccaCCATTCCGCACATACAGCTGGTGAAGGAAAGAACAACCCCTGCCAGCAAAACCAAAGAGACCAAAAAAGACCAAAAGATCAtggatgctgacacacacaccaaccggaCTACTCCTCTGTACACCCAGCTATTGAAGGAAATGACAACCCTTGCTAGCAAATCCAAGAAGATCGAACCACACCAAAAGATTGTGGATGCCAACAGCCATAGGAGAGTGGGGAGCTACCCACACCCACCTCTGAGGAGCAACTTGGAGGAACCAAAGCCCAGCAAGAAGGACATGGAGACGCAACGGATTGTTGACGAGGGCAGAAAAGAGCAAGAACTAAAGTCTACCAAGGAGCTCAAACAGCACCAGGCTGTGGACAACTTCTCACACTTTGAGTTCAAGAGGGTGTCCAGGAGAAGGTTGGTGAGGTCCTTCATGGTGTTTGGCTTGGTCTTTGCCACCCTCAGcttcctctgctgtgctgtggcacCTCCCACGGAGGACAGTGTGGAGGTGGGTGAGGCCCGCCAGAAGACCCACACTGTTGTCAACACCCCCGACACTGACAACGGGCAGAACATGCTGACTGCCCGAGAGATTAACAGGAGGGTGAGGGAGGGGAAAGCCAGGAGGAAGCTGCAAGGCAAACGCTGGTACTACCGCCTTTTCAGAAGATCCAAGGCTGCCCCATCCGCTGACGCACACAGGACTTTCCAGGACTTGATCATTTGA